In a genomic window of Cynocephalus volans isolate mCynVol1 chromosome 1, mCynVol1.pri, whole genome shotgun sequence:
- the GGT7 gene encoding glutathione hydrolase 7 isoform X1 — MAAENQASQESALGAYSPVDYMSITSFPRLPEDEPAPIAPLRGRKDEDAFLGDPDTDPDSFLKSARLQRLPSSSSEMGSQDGSPLREMRKDPFSAAAAECSCRQDGLTVIVTACLTFATGVTVALVMQIYFGVPQIFQQGAVVTDAARCTSLGIEVLGKQGSSVDAAVAAALCLGIVAPHSSGLGGGGVMLVHDIRRNESHLIDFRESAPGALREETLQRSWETKPGLLVGVPGMVKGLHEAHQLYGRLPWSQVLAFAAAVAQDGFIVTHDLAHALAEQLPPNASERFRKMFLPSGRLPLPGSLLYRPDLAEVLDALGTSGPAAFYAGGNLTLEMVAEAQHAGGVITEEDFSNYSALVEKPVCGMYRGHLVLSPPPPHTGPALISALNILEGFNLTNLVSREQALHWVAETLKIALALASRLGDPVYDSTITESMDDMLSKVEAAYLRGHINDSQVAPAPLLPVYELDGAPTAAQVLIMGPDDFIVAMVSSLNQPFGSGLITPSGILLNSQMLDFSWPNRTANHSAPSLENSVQPGKRPLSFLLPTVVRPAEGLCGTYLALGANGAARGLSSLTQVLLNVLTLNQNLSDSLARGRLHPDLQSNLLQVDSEFTEEEIEFLEARGHHVEKVDVLSWVHGSRRTNNFIIGVKDPRSPDAAGVTIL, encoded by the exons ACCCGGACTCCTTCCTGAAGTCGGCGCGGCTGCAGCGGCTGCCTTCGTCGTCGTCGGAGATGGGCAGCCAGGACGGGTCGCCACTACGGGAGATGCGCAAGGACCCGTTctcggcggcggcggccgagtgCTCTTGCCGCCAGGACGGGCTCACGGTCATCGTCACGGCCTGCCTCACCTTCGCCACGGGTGTCACTGTCGCGCTGGTCATGCAGATCTACTTCGGAGTCCCCCAG atCTTCCAGCAGGGTGCAGTGGTGACCGATGCTGCCCGTTGCACATCGCTGGGCATTGAGGTGCTCGGTAAGCAGGGATCTTCGGTGGACGCAGCTGTGGCAGCAGCCTTGTGCTTGGGGATCGTGGCTCCACACAGTTCTGGCCTGGGCGG TGGGGGCGTGATGCTGGTACATGACATCCGACGAAACGAGAGCCACCTAATTGACTTCCGGGAGTCTGCACCAGGGGCCCTCAGGGAAGAGACCCTGCAGAGATCCTGGGAAACCAAG CCTGGGCTCTTGGTGGGGGTCCCCGGAATGGTGAAGGGGCTACATGAAGCTCACCAGCTCTATGGCAG GCTGCCATGGTCCCAAGTCCTGGCCTTCGCAGCAGCTGTGGCCCAAGATGGCTTCATCGTGACCCATGATCTAG cccatgCCCTGGCGGAGCAGCTACCTCCCAACGCGTCTGAGCGCTTCCGAAAGATGTTCTTGCCCTCTGGCCGCCTGCCACTACCTGGCTCACTGCTTTATCGGCCCGACCTGGCAGAGGTGCTGGATGCACTTGGTACTTCCGGCCCTGCTGCCTTCTATGCTGGTGGCAACCTCACACTGGAGATGGTGGCCGAG GCTCAGCATGCAGGGGGTGTCATAACCGAGGAGGACTTCAGCAACTACAGCGCCCTTGTGGAGAAACCCGTGTGTGGCATGTACAGAG GCCACCTGGTTCTCAgtcctccacccccacacacgGGTCCTGCTCTCATCAGTGCTCTCAACATCCTTGAGGGCTTCAACCTCACCAATCTGGTGTCCCGCGAACAGGCTCTTCACTGGGTGGCAGAG ACCCTGAAGATTGCATTAGCACTGGCCAGCAGACTGGGAGATCCCGTCTACGATTCTACCATCACTGAGAGCATGGATGACATGCTCAG CAAGGTGGAGGCCGCCTACCTCCGGGGCCACATCAATGACTCCCAGGTGGCTCCTGCCCCACTCCTGCCTGTTTACGAGCTAGATGGGGCTCCCACGGCTGCCCAGGTGCTGATCATGGGCCCTGATGACTTCATTGTGGCCATGGTCAG CTCCCTGAACCAGCCCTTTGGCAGCGGCCTCATCACCCCCTCAGGGATATTGCTAAACAGCCAGATGCTGGACTTCTCCTGGCCCAACAGGACTGCTAACCACTCTGCACCCAGCCTG GAGAACTCAGTGCAGCCAGGGAAGCGGCCACTCTCTTTCCTGCTGCCCACTGTGGTCCGACCAGCAGAGGGGCTCTGTGGGACCTACCTCGCCCTGGGGGCCAATGGAGCTGCTCGGGGCCTCAGCAGCCTGACCCAG GTTCTGCTGAATGTCCTGACCTTGAACCAGAACCTGAGTGACAGCCTGGCTCGTGGCCGCCTGCATCCAGATCTACAATCCAATCTCCTGCAGGTGGACA GTGAGTTCACAGAGGAAGAGATTGAGTTCCTGGAAGCTAGAGGTCACCATGTGGAGAAGGTAGATGTCTTATCCTGGGTCCACGGCAGCCGGAGAACCAACAACTTCATCATTGGTGTGAAGGACCCTCGGAGTCCAGATGCAGCCGGAGTCACCATCCTGTAG
- the GGT7 gene encoding glutathione hydrolase 7 isoform X2, which translates to MAAENQASQESALGAYSPVDYMSITSFPRLPEDEPAPIAPLRGRKDEDAFLGDPDTDPDSFLKSARLQRLPSSSSEMGSQDGSPLREMRKDPFSAAAAECSCRQDGLTVIVTACLTFATGVTVALVMQIYFGVPQIFQQGAVVTDAARCTSLGIEVLGKQGSSVDAAVAAALCLGIVAPHSSGLGGGGVMLVHDIRRNESHLIDFRESAPGALREETLQRSWETKPGLLVGVPGMVKGLHEAHQLYGRLPWSQVLAFAAAVAQDGFIVTHDLAHALAEQLPPNASERFRKMFLPSGRLPLPGSLLYRPDLAEVLDALGTSGPAAFYAGGNLTLEMVAEAQHAGGVITEEDFSNYSALVEKPVCGMYRGHLVLSPPPPHTGPALISALNILEGFNLTNLVSREQALHWVAETLKIALALASRLGDPVYDSTITESMDDMLSKVEAAYLRGHINDSQVAPAPLLPVYELDGAPTAAQVLIMGPDDFIVAMVSSLNQPFGSGLITPSGILLNSQMLDFSWPNRTANHSAPSLENSVQPGKRPLSFLLPTVVRPAEGLCGTYLALGANGAARGLSSLTQVLLNVLTLNQNLSDSLARGRLHPDLQSNLLQVSSQRKRLSSWKLEVTMWRR; encoded by the exons ACCCGGACTCCTTCCTGAAGTCGGCGCGGCTGCAGCGGCTGCCTTCGTCGTCGTCGGAGATGGGCAGCCAGGACGGGTCGCCACTACGGGAGATGCGCAAGGACCCGTTctcggcggcggcggccgagtgCTCTTGCCGCCAGGACGGGCTCACGGTCATCGTCACGGCCTGCCTCACCTTCGCCACGGGTGTCACTGTCGCGCTGGTCATGCAGATCTACTTCGGAGTCCCCCAG atCTTCCAGCAGGGTGCAGTGGTGACCGATGCTGCCCGTTGCACATCGCTGGGCATTGAGGTGCTCGGTAAGCAGGGATCTTCGGTGGACGCAGCTGTGGCAGCAGCCTTGTGCTTGGGGATCGTGGCTCCACACAGTTCTGGCCTGGGCGG TGGGGGCGTGATGCTGGTACATGACATCCGACGAAACGAGAGCCACCTAATTGACTTCCGGGAGTCTGCACCAGGGGCCCTCAGGGAAGAGACCCTGCAGAGATCCTGGGAAACCAAG CCTGGGCTCTTGGTGGGGGTCCCCGGAATGGTGAAGGGGCTACATGAAGCTCACCAGCTCTATGGCAG GCTGCCATGGTCCCAAGTCCTGGCCTTCGCAGCAGCTGTGGCCCAAGATGGCTTCATCGTGACCCATGATCTAG cccatgCCCTGGCGGAGCAGCTACCTCCCAACGCGTCTGAGCGCTTCCGAAAGATGTTCTTGCCCTCTGGCCGCCTGCCACTACCTGGCTCACTGCTTTATCGGCCCGACCTGGCAGAGGTGCTGGATGCACTTGGTACTTCCGGCCCTGCTGCCTTCTATGCTGGTGGCAACCTCACACTGGAGATGGTGGCCGAG GCTCAGCATGCAGGGGGTGTCATAACCGAGGAGGACTTCAGCAACTACAGCGCCCTTGTGGAGAAACCCGTGTGTGGCATGTACAGAG GCCACCTGGTTCTCAgtcctccacccccacacacgGGTCCTGCTCTCATCAGTGCTCTCAACATCCTTGAGGGCTTCAACCTCACCAATCTGGTGTCCCGCGAACAGGCTCTTCACTGGGTGGCAGAG ACCCTGAAGATTGCATTAGCACTGGCCAGCAGACTGGGAGATCCCGTCTACGATTCTACCATCACTGAGAGCATGGATGACATGCTCAG CAAGGTGGAGGCCGCCTACCTCCGGGGCCACATCAATGACTCCCAGGTGGCTCCTGCCCCACTCCTGCCTGTTTACGAGCTAGATGGGGCTCCCACGGCTGCCCAGGTGCTGATCATGGGCCCTGATGACTTCATTGTGGCCATGGTCAG CTCCCTGAACCAGCCCTTTGGCAGCGGCCTCATCACCCCCTCAGGGATATTGCTAAACAGCCAGATGCTGGACTTCTCCTGGCCCAACAGGACTGCTAACCACTCTGCACCCAGCCTG GAGAACTCAGTGCAGCCAGGGAAGCGGCCACTCTCTTTCCTGCTGCCCACTGTGGTCCGACCAGCAGAGGGGCTCTGTGGGACCTACCTCGCCCTGGGGGCCAATGGAGCTGCTCGGGGCCTCAGCAGCCTGACCCAG GTTCTGCTGAATGTCCTGACCTTGAACCAGAACCTGAGTGACAGCCTGGCTCGTGGCCGCCTGCATCCAGATCTACAATCCAATCTCCTGCAG GTGAGTTCACAGAGGAAGAGATTGAGTTCCTGGAAGCTAGAGGTCACCATGTGGAGAAGGTAG